The window aatcctccattttcttcaaaaactagccaaaattccgagagaaacccaaagttagagagagtttttgtgtagagaatggtgaaaatgaaaaaaaaaaaaaaaaaaaacgtttttatacctaaaaatcacccatttcgcagatgagaaggtcccatctgcgaaatgggcatctcatctgcgaatgtacaagtgcctgaagcacaactgtgcttcaggcacttgtacattcgcagataagatgcccatttcgcagatgggaccttctcatctgcgaaatgggtggctaAATATGCAAtcccgattttttttggctatttttgtaatgcaattagtataattggctatttttgtcattttctcttattttttttacttatggATTTTAAAATCATAAGATTTTCATATCAAAATCGGGATTTAAACAACCTTGcttgaatgatatgattatggttgatAAATATGATAAACATATGGAAAAAAAATTGTCACTACATAGCTAAAAGAAttcataatattttattaatattattatgtttttaatGTTTGCCTTTTAAAATCAACACTCTTGTTATTTTAAATATGATATACGTAAGTGATGgatcatataaatatattttacgTTTGATAAATATATGTCAATTTTTTGACCAGATCTgtaaatacaataataataaaaaattatcatACCACAATATAGTTGTAGATCTTTTTCGAAAATGAACTTcattttatataaacaactttatatttttttatataaatatctcAATATCTATAAGGTAAAGTATTCAAACACTATACCAATATAACAAttctatttaattaataaacactAAAAACAATGACTTCAAGAATATTActtaattaaacaaaataaacATTTTAAAGAGTTTTGACTGTTATAAAGTAAAATActataaaaatacattcttttagAAAGAAATTATTGAAATCGTTATTAGTTTGGTAAAATTACATGTTtggttcttaattttttttttcctttacagaccgttttataattttattttgttgtttttttcatCATTATTTGATACAAAAAATACTATAccacccttatttatttatattataatttcataattagaaaaaaaaaaaataataaagataTCCCACTCACCTTACAATTTCTGAAACCTACTATGCATCCCCTTTTCTCTCACGTCGTTTGAAGCTAAACCACTCTAGACCATCAGTACACTGCCGGCAGGACCATTACTAGAAACCATTAGATCCCACTTTTTCATCGAAATATAAGGTGGGTGTTGTTTTGTCTGCAATCGAATGTGGATTTTGTCTATAATAGAAGCTAACTAAAGCTTGAGAGGTGGGGGTGGATTTAGGCTTTCTGTTTGTTTTACAACAATGACCTCACCAGCTTGTAAAAGCTTCGAAATCAGCTTATTAAAAGGGGAAGAAGCTGATACATTGGAAATCAAAGAAGTTGGGAATAAATATAAGGTTTTCGTCTTTTTTCCAAGCCTATCAATGTTCTTTTCTAACAATCTCCATTTGAGGCAATTCTTGGTTTGGTTTCATTTGAGGCGATTTCGAAAGGTATTATCATCAGGTTTAGTTTCATTAGATGCAGACAGTAGTCCCtagtatgtttttttttctatggGTTTTTTGTTGAAGAAAGAAAGGATTTGCTAGTAGTTTTTTTTGGTGGTGCCAGAGATTGAGAGTGTGTGGTCGATGATGTGTGATCGATGAAGGAAAGGGAAATAGTGGTGTCAATATGAAAACAAAATATAGGTGTGGATGTGAATGGTGTTTGATGGTCGTCGATGTCAGTGGTGCTCAATGGTAGTTGCGGATTAAGGCGAAGAACTAATGTGACCACtatgtaattatatatatatttttataaatagcttaataataaataaatcaaaaagaaaataaataagagtaatataatattttaatgttcgAGAAGGATGAACAAACCAACAAAATGAAATTGTACGGTTGGTCAAGGCGCAAGAAATAAAAAAAGCTAGAAACCAAACACTGAATTTAGgaaccaaattatatatatatatatatatatatatatatatatatatatatatatatatatatatatatatatatatatatatatatatatatatatatatatatatataatttgttaaACTATGTAaaaaaatttttttgaaaaaagtaactttcaaattttaataattttttctAATATATGTGACATTGTTATAAGTCCATAAGATATCAAAgatataataatcattataacaATCATCATTAATCTTAACATAATTACAACAAAATTTCAGCACAAAATAATTAAGAAATTTGGTTACTAATAAATGGAATTATCACTCAAAATAACTACGCAACTTAAAATGTTAGGAAAATCTTCACCTAAACAACTATATACCTAATACATTCGACATATAACAAAATCAACCCAAAAACCTAGTTAACCccattattattatataatattcGTAAAAAACAACAAGAATAATATgcctaaaataaaaaaatagtttgaaaaaaaGAAAGAAGTATATTTGTTCAGAATCGGAGGGAGTATTTGAACAAACATAATCGCTTTCACTTCCTTTCATATCAAACCACAGAATCAAAAAGAGATATACGAAACGATAAATCAAAAACCAGGACCCATCTTCTTCCATGGTAGGCCccaaccaccaccatcaccacaacACTAACACAACACCGCCTATACCAAACTTCATCCCTTCACCTCTACGTCACTAGTCATTAGTCATTCCCCCAATTCATTCACTTTCTCCTCCAATTCATCAGCCGGCCACCGGAAAACCATGGCCAAGCTAGTAGTACAAGTCATCGACGCCGCCGACCTCATGCCCAAAGACGGCCAAGGCTCTGCAAGCGCTTTTGTTGAGGTCAATTTCGATGGCCAACGCCAGCGTACCCAAACCAAAATCCGAGATCTCAACCCGGCTTGGAATGAGACTCTCGTTTTCAACGTTGAAGATCCCAGAAATCTCCCGTTCTCCACTATCGAGGTTACTGTATATAATGATCGGAACCCCAATCATCAGAAAAACTTTCTTGGTCGTGTTCGGATATCTGGCGACTCTGTGCCTTTGTCGGAGACTGAAGGTTTTGTCCAGAGATACCCACTTGATAAACGTGGATTGTTCTCCAATATACGAGGAGATATCGCTCTTAAAATCTACGCCGTTCATGGTCAGTTTTCTTCAAATCTACCGCCACCGGCACAGCCACCGCCACCGCAACAGCACCACCATGCTCGTCATGAAGATGATTGGAACGATCATTTCAAAAGTACCAAACAGGTCCCTGTAGAAGCAGAAATCAACAACAATCATTTTCCTTTCGAAAACGAGTACAAGGAGTACGACGATAGTGATgcgaaaaagaagaagaataaagAGAAACAAAAGGAAGTCAGAACTTTTTTCTCCGTCGGCACCGGCGGCCACGGAGGCGCGCCACCACCGGTCCCGGCAGCTCCACCTCCGGTCACCGTGGAAAGCAAAAGCAACTTCATGAGAGCTGGACCACCAAACATGATGCATATGCACCAGCAGTTCCCGGGACAAAAACCACCACCGAATTTCGGATTAGTGGAGACACGGCCGCCGGTGGCGGCGCGTATGGGGTACCGTGGAGCTGACAAGACGGCGACAACCTACGATCTGGTGGAGCAGATGCATTTCTTGTATGTAAACGTCGTTAAAGCCAGAGACCTCCCGTCGATGGACGTCACCGGCAGCCTCGACCCATACGTGGAAGTGAAGCTCGGAAACTACAAAGGCGTCACAAAACACCATGAGAAGAATCACCACCCTGTCTGGAACCAGGTTTTCGCATTTTCCAAAGAACGATTACAATCCACCATTCTCGAATTGGTAGTGAAGGATAAAGATTTAATTACAAAAGACGATTTCGTCGGAAAAATCAGATTCGATATAGTCGATGTTCCAACTCGAGTCCCGCCGGATAGTCCTTTAGCTCCTCAATGGTACAGACTGGAAGACAAAAACGGTGTAAAAGTCAGGGGAGAAATCATGCTCGCCGTCTGGATGGGAACTCAGGCCGACGAAGCCTTCCCCGGAGCATGGCACTCCGATGCTCATGGCATTAGTCATCACAACCTTGCAAACACGCGATCGAATGTCTATTTCTCTCCAAAATTATTCTACCTAAGAATTCACGTCATCGACGCTCAAGATCTCATCCCTGTGGACCGGAGTCGGCACCCTGAGTTTTACGTCAAGATAAACCTCGGAAGCCAGATGCGAACCACCAGAATCTCACAAATCAGAAGCTTGAATCCCTCATGGCAGGAGGAGTTAATGCTCGTCGCCTCTGAACCATTCGACGAGTTTCTTATAATCAGCGTTGAGGATCGAATTGGGCCAGGAAAAGACGTTTGTGTCGGCAGGACAAATGTCCCCGTTCGTAGAATTCCACAAAGAATCGATTACAGAAAAGCTCTGGAACCTGTGTGGATTGACCTCGGGAGACCCACCCACTGGGACGATGATTCCGAGAAGAAGAAAGAGGTCAAGTTCTCAAGTAAGATTCAGCTCAAATTATGTTTAGACGCTGGATATCATGTTCTCGATGAATCCACCCATTTCAGCAGTGATCTACAGCCGTCTTCCAAGTTTTTAAGGAAACAAAGCATCGGAATCCTCGAACTCGGAATCCTAAGTGCACAGAATCTCCTTCCTATGAAGATTCGAGAGGGTCGTATGACCGACGCTTATTGTGTCGCTAAATATGGTAACAAATGGGTTCGAACCCGTACACTTCTCAACACACTAACGCCTCGCTGGAACGAACAGTACACCTGGGAAGTTTACGACCCGTGTACAGTCATCACCGTAGCCGTCTTTGACAACTGCCACATCAGCGACAAAGACGAGTCACGCGACCAACGGATCGGGAAAGTTAGAATCCGGTTATCCACTTTGGAAACCGACCGAATCTACACGCATTACTACCCGTTGTTGGTCCTAACACCCAATGGGTTAAAAAAACACGGTGAGCTCCACTTGGCAATCCGGTTCACCTGCATGGCATGGGTGAACATGGTCGCCCAGTATGGGCGACCACTGCTCCCTAAAATGCATTATGTTCAACCGATTTCGGTTAAACACATCGACTGGTTAAGACACCAAGCGATGATGATAGTGGCGACTCGGCTCGCAAGAGCCGAACCGCCACTAAAAAGAGAAAACGTCGAGTATATGCTCGACGTTGATTACCATATGTGGAGTTTACGGAGGAGCAAGGCGAATTTTAACCGGATTATGGCGCTTTTGTCGGGAGTCACCGCAGTATTCCGTTGGTTGGATGGGATTTGTCAATGGCGGAATCCGTTGACCACCATTTTGGTACACGTTTTGTTTGTGATTCTTGTGTGCTACCCGGAATTGATACTTCCGACGGTGTTTCTTTACCTTTTTGTGATCGGACTTTGGAATTACCGATTCCGGCCACGGAATCCACCGCATATGGATGCGCGGATATCGCAGGCAGAGGTGGTGCATCCTGATGAATTGGATGAGGAATTTGACACGTTTCCAACTTCACGGCCGAATGATATTGTGAGGATGAGGTATGATCGGATGAGAAGTGTTGCCGGAAGAGTTCAGACGGTGATTGGGGATATGGCGACACAAGGG of the Lactuca sativa cultivar Salinas chromosome 6, Lsat_Salinas_v11, whole genome shotgun sequence genome contains:
- the LOC111901582 gene encoding FT-interacting protein 7, which encodes MAKLVVQVIDAADLMPKDGQGSASAFVEVNFDGQRQRTQTKIRDLNPAWNETLVFNVEDPRNLPFSTIEVTVYNDRNPNHQKNFLGRVRISGDSVPLSETEGFVQRYPLDKRGLFSNIRGDIALKIYAVHGQFSSNLPPPAQPPPPQQHHHARHEDDWNDHFKSTKQVPVEAEINNNHFPFENEYKEYDDSDAKKKKNKEKQKEVRTFFSVGTGGHGGAPPPVPAAPPPVTVESKSNFMRAGPPNMMHMHQQFPGQKPPPNFGLVETRPPVAARMGYRGADKTATTYDLVEQMHFLYVNVVKARDLPSMDVTGSLDPYVEVKLGNYKGVTKHHEKNHHPVWNQVFAFSKERLQSTILELVVKDKDLITKDDFVGKIRFDIVDVPTRVPPDSPLAPQWYRLEDKNGVKVRGEIMLAVWMGTQADEAFPGAWHSDAHGISHHNLANTRSNVYFSPKLFYLRIHVIDAQDLIPVDRSRHPEFYVKINLGSQMRTTRISQIRSLNPSWQEELMLVASEPFDEFLIISVEDRIGPGKDVCVGRTNVPVRRIPQRIDYRKALEPVWIDLGRPTHWDDDSEKKKEVKFSSKIQLKLCLDAGYHVLDESTHFSSDLQPSSKFLRKQSIGILELGILSAQNLLPMKIREGRMTDAYCVAKYGNKWVRTRTLLNTLTPRWNEQYTWEVYDPCTVITVAVFDNCHISDKDESRDQRIGKVRIRLSTLETDRIYTHYYPLLVLTPNGLKKHGELHLAIRFTCMAWVNMVAQYGRPLLPKMHYVQPISVKHIDWLRHQAMMIVATRLARAEPPLKRENVEYMLDVDYHMWSLRRSKANFNRIMALLSGVTAVFRWLDGICQWRNPLTTILVHVLFVILVCYPELILPTVFLYLFVIGLWNYRFRPRNPPHMDARISQAEVVHPDELDEEFDTFPTSRPNDIVRMRYDRMRSVAGRVQTVIGDMATQGERAMALLSWRDSRATAIFIIIALVWAVFLYVTPFQVVAVLFGLYWLRHPRFRNRMPSVPFNFFRRLPSKSDLLL